Sequence from the Candidatus Wallbacteria bacterium genome:
CAGGACATGCAGTAGCTGCATTTAGCCAGGAACCATTTGCCGTCCAGGCTTTCGTGGAAGACCGCTACAGGTTCCAGAGGATAGATGCCGGTGGTCAGGATCCGATCGAAGTCCATGTCGACAGGATCATTGAAAATCCGCTCAGGAGTGGGCAGCATTCTCATTTCAGTGCGCCTGACAGTGATTCCGAATCTGACGGGATTCTGTTCCTTGATGCCGGAAATATTCCGATTTTTCAATATGCGGTCGTAAAAAGAAGCTTCGACAGTTGATCCGTTCAGGAAGCGTGGTTTTTTGGAAACTGCGCTGTTTTCCTCGATCATGGAGAGGACTTCTGCACTGGAATACGAAACAGGCAGCTGAGACATGTTTTCCAGTCCGTCGGCCTCTTTGAGGTTGTTCCGGTTGCGCATTCTGATGCTCAGTTCGCTGTCCAGAATCTGATCAGGATCTGCAAGTCTGGAAATCCAGAATTCAGGGTAGAGCATTTCTTCCGATAGTTTGGGTATCTTGATCGGAAACTGTTTGAATTGTGCAGGATTCTGCGCCGCAAAGGATTTTATCGCGGCAGCGATGAAGAAAAGCATCAAAACCATGGTGATTCTTCTGAAAAACATTTTTGTCATTCTGCCTCCTGCCTTCTGCCTCCTGAAAATATCCCTCTGAAACTTTGGACTGATCTGCCAATATGGTATCATGATAACATGAAAAGCCTTATAACTGCTATTCCTGGAGGTGTTTCAAATGAGAAAGTTGCTGACAGTGTTATTCATATCGGCAGTTCTGAACTATTCAGCAACAGCCGGTAACCCGGAGGCCGCTAAAATGAAAATTACCCGTGAAAGGGCTGACTATCCCGGTGCTTTTGCTGATTTCACTCCGATCAATCATCTCAAGTTCAGAATCCACAAACCGGATACCATCGTGATCCACTGGGTTGGAGAGGGCACGGCTGCCGGCGCAGTCAGATGGTTTCTGAATCCTGATTCAAGGGTATCCGCCCATTTCATCATCAACCAGACTGGTGAAGTCGTTCAAATGGTGAAACTCAGGGACACTGCCTGGCACTGCACCAGGAGGATCGAACCATTAGGAGGGATGAACAATCCCCGCACCATTGGAATAGAACATGAAGCCACCTGGAATAACCCTGAATTGTGGTTTACGGATTCCATGCTCAAAGCAAGCGCGGACCTCGTGCGTTTCCTCTGCGAAAAATATCAGATCCCGATGCGCTTCGGGAGCCCTGGAATCCTCGGACACAGCAATATGCCCGGCTGCCTTGACAAGAACTGCCCGGGTAATTTCCCGTGGGAGCGTTTCTGGTTTTACCTGACAGGAAAAGACAGGCTTGATTTCACACCATATCCTAATGAGGAAAAGCCGATGCCAGCGAAAGTCGTGAAGAAATCCGGCCTGCTGCAGAAGCCCGACCTAAAGAGCAAGCTCCTGAGAAAATTCAAGATCGGGGATCAGATCCTGCTGACCGGGCAATACAAGGAATGGTATACTGCGAAACCTGCAAACGGTGATTCTATCGAAGGTTTCGTCCTGGACTCTGATGTCTGGTTTTCCAGGAGG
This genomic interval carries:
- a CDS encoding peptidoglycan recognition family protein codes for the protein MRKLLTVLFISAVLNYSATAGNPEAAKMKITRERADYPGAFADFTPINHLKFRIHKPDTIVIHWVGEGTAAGAVRWFLNPDSRVSAHFIINQTGEVVQMVKLRDTAWHCTRRIEPLGGMNNPRTIGIEHEATWNNPELWFTDSMLKASADLVRFLCEKYQIPMRFGSPGILGHSNMPGCLDKNCPGNFPWERFWFYLTGKDRLDFTPYPNEEKPMPAKVVKKSGLLQKPDLKSKLLRKFKIGDQILLTGQYKEWYTAKPANGDSIEGFVLDSDVWFSRRGNE